The Calothrix sp. PCC 7507 DNA segment GAAGTTGTGATTGTAGATTGTCGCTTTTCTCTGAGCGATCCACAATTAGGACGACAGCAGTATCAAGAGAGTCACATAGAAGGTGCTTACTATCTAGATTTAAACCAGGATCTTTCTAGTCCTGTGGGAGAACATGGTGGAAGACATCCTTTACCTAATCCCGTTGATTTAGCTCAGAAGCTATCAGAGATAGGAGTAAACTATCAAAAAACATTAGTTGTAACTTACGATGATTCTCGCCTGGCGTTTGCGGCTCGTTTGTGGTGGCTATTGCGCTATTTAGGACATGAGCAAGTGGCAATTTTAGATGGAGGCTTTGCAGGTTGGCAAAAAGCAGACTATCCCATCACAAAGATTATTCCTCAAGCCCGGAAGGCTACCTTTAGACCCGAAGTACAAACAGAATTGGTAGTGGATATAACAGCGGTAAAAAATCGTAAAGATTTGCCGGAGGTGGTTTTGATAGATTCAAGAGAGAGCGATCGCTACCAGGGTGAACGTGAGCCAATTGATAAAATTGCTGGTCATATTCCCGGTGCTGTCAACTATCCTTGGCAAGAAGTTACGGATTCTTCAGGATACCTGCTTTCTGAGCCAAAACAACGCGATCGCTGGAAAAAATTAGACAAAGCCGAAGAAATTTTAGTTTACTGCGGTTCCGGCGTGACTGCTTGTGTAAATTTACTTTCTTTAAACATAGCGGGCATCCACAGCGCTAAACTTTATGCTGGTAGCTGGAGCGATTGGATTAGTTATTGATTATAGGGCATTTGGCATTAGGTATTGAGCATTGAGTATTGAACATTGGGCATTGAGAGAAATAATTAATGACTCCTAACTCCTAACTCCTAACTCCTAACTCCTAACTCCCAACTCCCAACTCCCAACTCCCAACTCCCGACTCCCGACTCCTAACTCCCGACTCCCAACAAATCTCAAAACTCCCCCAAACCCAAACTGTAATTGAGACTAAAAAACCAACCACCATAATCAATACTGGGAACAGTTGAGCCACCAAAAGTAACTCCACCTTGTAAATTAATGCTACTGTAATCAGATATTCGATAATTTAAATGCCCAAATAATCGATGAAATTCGTCTTCTCGTGAGTCTGGGCGCTCCGTAAAATTTGATAAGTTAAATTGGTAATCAAGACCAACCTGAAGCGGCTGCTGTAAATAGTAGCTTAAAGAAAGCCAGAAAGAATTGATGATGCGATTACGGTTTTCTGGATCAGCAAGATTCAGGCTTAATTCATAGAAGCTATCTAACATTAATTTTGAACTCAGAGGATCTCGCCGTCCCAATGACAGCCGCACGGTATTTTCATTTAAAAAGCGATCGCCTGCTTTAAAAAAATCACCGTTATTAGCGTAGAACAACTGTTGATTGCTAAAACCAAGCTCTCCATACATTCGCTGCGATAGCTGCTGGTAAAGACTCAGGTTGAATCTCAGCTGATTGTAATCATATAATGACTGATCCGCGTAACGAATTAGGTAGCCATCAATTGACCCATTTATATAAGTCTGACGACCCAAAGGTAAATATGCCGAGGCTAATGTCAGCCCATAAAACATCAATCCATCTTCTATAGGATCAACATCCGAAGAAAAAATATTACTTGTTTGGAAGTAGCCTACACGAGCCTGCAAATAACCTACAGGTTTAAACTTGGCTATTGGCTGTTCTGTAGGTGGAAGTGGTGTTTGTTCTAGCGGTTTTGGTGATGACAGTCTTTGCCTCACCCTTAACCCCAGTTCCAAATCGCGATCGCTAAGTGGTCGCTGTCGCACTCGCAACTCCAGCTCCAGCTTACCATCACTACGTGTAGGTGAAGGCTGTGTTTCTTCTCGCAGCCTCTGTCTTAGCCTTTCTATCCTTTGAGAGTAATCTATCTGGGGTTTCTCTAAGAGTTGTTGTATTGGTTCTGAAGAAGGCTTGGGAAAATTACTTGGCTGTCCTTCTAGCTGTGGAGGATTATTTTGCTTCTGAAGATTGCCAGGACTTCTAGGACTGGGTTGAGAATTTGGTGGTTTTGAGGGACTAGGATTGGGTTGAGAATTTGGCAGTATTTGTGAATTTAAACGCCACAACTTATTAGGATTCTTGCACAGATAGACTTTACAGTCAGCTTCAGGAGAAGAAAAAGACAAGTGCGACGGATAATCTGAACCAAGAAGTGTCACAAAATCACTGCTAAATTCTTCATTTTTCCCAACTTTAGTCATATCAACAAGCGGAGGCTGGGGAAATTTCTCACAAGTACTGACATTACTCTGATTTAACTTTGTATCTGTTAACTCAGATAACCCCAACAGCGGCAAGTTAGAACTGATTTGACCTAGCTTAAGCTTCTGGCATGGCTGATGAGTCTGTGCCCTTGCCAAATTTTGTGTGTTTAATGCTACGCTATACTGGCTATATAACGTACTTGAATTTGCAGCCCATGCCCCATCTACACTGATGCTAAAGAAGCTTGCACCATTAGGAACTAACAAAATCGCACACAAGGAAAATTTCCAGCTTTTGGATTGCATGGTTGATGACGCCCATTACTTTTAGCAAGCGAGACCCACAAGCTGCGCCAGAGGTTACAGTTAGGGATCTAAAATGTCTGCTCAACTTGTCCCTGATTTTTCTACCAATTTTGTAACAATCAATAGTTGACTATATTTATTGATGTTCAGACTTGTTTATCTAAAAAGTTACATATATTTATTTTTGTTATACGTACGTAAGCCATTCATATCATGTAAATTTATTGTGTAGTTAAAGGCATATAATGGTATGTAGGGTTGATTTGTTTTATCAGTTACATTGACATAATTTAAGTATTTAAGTCAAGTAATTGAAAATCCAGTATAGAAGATAACATTAATTCGGGATTAGCATCTACTTTCAACTGGTTTGTGATCAGTTAAAGTTTCCGAGTTTTCAAAATATTATGTTTCATCATAAATTTTTCCCACTTTTAGTGGTTGGTTTATGGGGGGTTATAGCTTTGCCCTCGCCAAATATGGTGAGTGCAAACGCTCCTCTGACGCGGGCTGAGATTCAGAATCTGCGTAATTTAGTCCAACTGATCATTAGAAATAACCCACAGAAGCGTCCGGCACGAAAATTAGACACTATAATTCCTGGCGATGGCTTATCTACTGGTAGAGCTTCCTTAGCAGAGTTGCGCTTTAACGATGGCTCTTTAGCACGAGTTGGAGAACAAGCTCTATTTCAATTTTTGCCACAAACTCGCAACTTTCGACTATCAAATGGGACTGTGCTACTGCTGATACCTCCTGGAAGGGGGCAAACACGCATACAAACACCTAACGCAGCAGCAGCAATTCGTGGTTCAGCATTATTTGTACGCTATGACGAACAAACAGACACCACAGTTTTAGGCGCATTGACAAATAGTGGCATTGAAGTTTCTAACAAAGAAGCTTCTCAAAGTCAATTGCTGGAAGCAGGACAGTTAATAGTTATTGTTAAGAATAAATTTCAAGGCTTATACGATTTTGATCTAAGGAATTTTTATGAAACCAGCGATCTAGTTCAAGGGCTGGATTTGACTAGGCAGAATCTTAAGCCTATGCCCGATCCGGCGATCGCTAGTGTTCAAGCTGAAACCGCCGCAGCCGTAGCAGCACAGTCACCCATAAGCGGTAGGGGAGTAGTAGACAACCCATCTTTTTTACAGTTAAGCAATAGTTCTTCATCATCCAGCAACGCCAGCAAAGATACTCCCTCATCAAACACCCTCAATGAGAATCCTTCAGTAAATTCCCTCGTAGAAACAGGACAAGTTGTATCAGATACTGAGCGGCAGACTTCTCAAAATAACAACGATAATAATAATGTAAATTCACAGGACAAGCCCCCGGAAACAAAGCCGCCTGAGACTAAACCGCCTGAGACTAAACCACCAGAAACTAAACCACCGGAAACTAAACCACCGGAAACTAAACCACCAGAAACTAAACCACCGGAAACTAAACCACCAGAAACTAAACCTCCGGAAACTAAACCACCAGAAACTAAGCCACCAGAAACTAAGCCGCCTGAGACTAAGCCCCCGGAAACTAAACCGCCAGAAACTAAACCACCTGAGACTAAGCCCCCGGAAACTAAACCACCTGAGACTAAACCTCCTGAGACTAAGCCACCGGAAACTAAACCACCAGGACATAAACCTCCTGAGACTAAGCCGCCTGAGACTAAGCCCCCGGAAACTAAACCGCCAGGACATAGACCACCAGGACATAAACCTCCTGAGACTAAGCCACCAGGACATAAACCTCCAGAGACTAAGCCACCGGAAACTAAGCCACCAGAAACTAAGCCACCGGAAACTAAACCCCCGGAAACTAAGCCACCGGAAACTAAACCTCCTGAGACTAAACCTCCTGAGACTAAGCCACCGGAAACTAGACCACCGGAAACTAAGCCACCGGACACTAAACCTCCTGAGACTAAGCCACCGGAAACTAGACCACCGGAAACTAAACCTCCTGAGACTAAGCCACCAGAAACTAAGCCACCGGAAACTAAAGCCCCCGGAAACTAGACCACCGGAAACTAAACCTCCTGAGACTAAGCCACCGGAAACTAGACCACCAGAAACTAAGCCACCGGAAACTAAACCTCCTGAGACTAAGCCACCGGAAACTAAACCTCCTAATAATCCAGGAGGCCCAACTACTTAAAATCATGGGAAGCTGTATTACAGTGCAATTACCATGTCTACCCAGTACATCTACCTTCATGGCTTCGCTTCCAGTCCTAATTCTGCCAAAGCTCAGGACATAGGCGATCGCTTTGCCCAAATTCAGACAAAGCTGACAATCCCGGAGCTAAATGCTGGTGATTTCTCTCGGTTGACAATCACTCGTCAAATAACCCAAGTTGTCGCAGAATTTTCTGATAATTCTTTGCCAGTGACACTAATTGGCTCAAGTTTAGGTGGTTTGACGGCAGCCCATTTGGGGCAGAAATACCCACAAGTACAACGCTTAGTCTTGTTAGCACCAGCTTTTGATTTCTTATCTCATTGGTTGCCCAAGCTAGGAAATGAAGCAGTGCAGCGCTGGCAACAAGAAAAATATCTCATGGTTTACCACTACGGTGAAAGGCGATCGCTTCCCCTCAGTTATGATTTTGTGACAGATGCAACTCAATACCAAGAGGAAGCATTCCAACGCCCCATTCCCACACTGATTTTGCATGGCAAAAAAGACGAAGTCATACCCATTGCCGCCAGTCGAGACTTTGTGCGATCGCGTCCTTGGGTAGAATTAGTAGAACTAGACAGCGATCATGCCTTGGGCAATGTAATGCCAGAAATTTGGCAAGCAATTCATCTCTTCTGCCAGCTACCTTGAAGCTGTAAAATATTAAGCTCTACCAATGTCCTTAGCCATTTGTCTTACGCCTGTTACTAATGACAAATGACCAAGGACAAATGACTAATTTCTAAAACTATGCTCCCATTCATCCGGTCAGATTTAGCTAAGTTCACCGCTTATAAAGCCCATCCCAGCAGCGATACAGCCGAAGCCGTGCCCACACAATTTGATCGGCTGGATACGAATGAAAGCCCCTATGATTTACCACCTGAGTTAAAAGAAAAGCTAGCTTGGACTTATCAGCAGGTAATTGAAACAAATCGTTATCCTGATGGTGGACATGAGACACTCAAAGATGCGATCGCCCAATATGTCAATGAGTCAGCTAACCCCGCACCATCCTTTGTGACTGCTGCCAATATTTCTGTAGGTAATGGTTCAGATGAACTAATCCGCTCTTTATTAATTGCCACTTGTCTAGGAGGAGAAGGCGCAATTCTTGTTGCTAATCCTACTTTTTCGATGTACGCAATTTTGGCACAAACTCTGGGTATTCCCGTAGTCACAGTGCCAAGAAGTGAGGCTAATTTTGAAATTGACTTAATAGCTGCACAATCAGCGATCGAACAAACTCAAAATCCTCCAATTCGGGCAGTTTTCGTCGTTCATCCCAATTCCCCCACGGCTAATACCTTAACGACAGCGGAGTTGACATGGCTAAGAAGTTTGAGTGAACAAATTTTGGTAGTGATTGATGAAGCTTATTTTGAATTTAGCCAAAATACTTTAGCTGGAGAATTAGCACAGCGCCCCAACTGGTTGATATTACGTACTTTTTCTAAAGCTTTCCGGCTAGCAGCGCTACGTGTTGGCTATTGTATCGCTCATCCAGAAGCGATCGCTATCTTAGAAAAAGTCCGCTTACCTTATAATTTACCGAGTTTCTCCATAGCCGCAGCAATTTCTGCTTTACAAAACCGTCAACTTTTGCTTGAATCAATTTCCCAAACTTTAGCCGAACGAGACAAACTAATCCAAGTTTTATCTCAACATCCAGCATTAAAAATTAGAGAAAGTACAGCTAACTTTATTTATCTGCGTCTCCAACAAAATGGAGCAAGCGCGCAAAACATTGCTTTAAAAAGTTTACACCAGCAACTCAAGATTTCTGGAACCCTGGTACGGCTTCTGAACGAAGGATTGCGAATTACTATAGGAACTATTGAAGAAAACGCCCGCACCCTGAATCGAATCCAAGCTGCTTTGACGGATTTTGAATTTTAACGATTTGCTTCAGTAATTAAACCTGCCATCTCCTTCACTGCCCAAACGGCGTACCATGCCAGCAGTCTGTGGCAACACACCCACTAAAAGAGCAAAGACAAAATCAGGTAAACTAGCTACCATTTCTGGTGGAAAGTATTGTTCAAATTGATCGAGAATTTTCTGGACTCGTTGCTGCGGTACTGGGTTTTCTGTAATTTGTTTGATTAATCGAATCCATTGTCGCCTGATTAAATAAGCCTTCTGGCGCTCCTCATAAGATTCGGGTGTTAACAAAGACAAGTTACCTATCGGTAGTGCCTTTTGACAATCACAGTCATAATCCCCACCCACCGCTGCTCCAGGCCCAGCAAATTCTGCATGGTAGCGTTTAAAGAGGATTAAGCCATTCCGCCTACGACTATTGACGATGAAAACCTTTCCAGTTTGTAAAAGTGTGAGGATATCCGAGCCTTGAGATTGCTCAGTTCCATCTGGCATGACAAAACGGTCAGGGAAAGTGGTGTCAGAGTAATAAGTTGATACCATAGCAGTCTGATAGCGTCGGCGCTGTTCGCTATCCATGTTTTTTCAAACTTGCTAATAATTGGTTAGTAGTATACACTCAACGCTAGAATTTGATGTTCAGTGAAATTAAGATTTTTGATTTCTTTTATGTATGATCTGATCAAATTTTTTTGGTCAGCTAACCTGAGATTATGAACAAATGAGATTGTTCAATAATTCGGTAATCATATTTTATGAGATTTAACTGGATTTGTCTTCCACTAGAGTGAACTTTATTTTAAAGTTTTTATAAAGATGAATATCTTAAATACAAAGTTACTATGAGGATTTTCAGATTCTTCTAAGGGCTGTTTTACCGAATATCTATATCATAATTGCTTTGTGATCTTTATTATTTAAGTAAGAAATATTATTCAACATAATATATTAGGAATCCGATTTGATTTTTTTTTAACCAAATCGGATTCCTACATATTTTAAAGTTTAGTTATAAATTCTATATTATTAATTAGTAATCATAGTAATAATTACCAACATTATATTTTCTCGTGCCTGAATGTAGATATACTTCAAAAACTCTGAATAAAATATTTTTGGTAAGATTTTTTTAAACATTCTGAAGCAGACCAGAAAATGTTACACTTTTTATAGTAATGCTATTAAAAAAATAATGTAATTTTTTGTAAATGACAAAATCTCTAGAGATCAAAATAGGTAATTACCAAATGTCTGACGATTGGTAAATTGAGTAGATTAACAACTCTCACGTAAATAATTCAACTATTGAGACTGAATTGCAAAGTCAGATATAGGACTCATATTTGATTTCTGAAATACACGTAGGGGAGCCACCCTCGTGCGCGGGTTTCCCGCGTTGAGAGGAGTGGCGTTGGGCAATGCCCACCCTACACTTAAGATTAAAGTGTACGGAATTTTTTCAATAATCAAACCGGATTCCTATATGAGGACTAAGTGTAAGCTGTCGCGCCTACAAATTTCGTCACGATAATTTTAGGCAAAACCTGTAAATCCCCTCCCTTGTGCCCTGCTCTGCTGCTGCCTCAATGTGCAAACTATAATCACAACAGCTTATAAACACCTTTATATCCTGTTCGTTGTAGTTATAATGTCACAATTAAGCACGTATTAAAACAAAATTTAGGTAGTTGAATTAGCCCTCAAATACTTGTGCAATAACAACTGATGTGAATATCTTAAAAGAAAAATATTCCAACTAGATTCGATTTTATCCACTCGATATCCCTGCTTGAAATAAAGCTGTCGTGCCTGATGATTATCCTCCACTACATGAAGGTATAAATCTTGAAATCCCCACTCACGGGAGACATATTCACATTTTGTGAGTAACTCTGAGGCCACGCCATTCCTACGATATTTTGGGCAAACAGCTAGATTTGACAGGTACGGGAAACTCCTACCCACCTGTGCCCATGAATTACTGAAACGCACACCCATTTCTACAGTTCCTACTAAATTATTAGCAGCACCAATAGTAGTATCAACAGCAACCAAACAAACGTGATGGGGAGCAGGTGACGCCAGTCGGTGTTTTAAGTCTTCGTAAATACCCAAACGCAGCACAGGGAAAGCCCATCCCCATATCCCCTGTTGGGAGTGAAAGCTCTCAGCAATAATTTGGGCAACACTCGTCAAATCAGCAGGTGTAGCCGCACGGATTTGGAGTTGGCGTTCAACTGGCTCGGCGGCATCTGTGACTGACTCTTGATGGTATGAGTGAAAAAACCAGGATGTCAAGGCTCGTTTAGTGTTAATTTCATTCAAGGGAAATTTTCTCAAATATCCTAAAAGATCATCAAAGCTGTGTGAAAATTCTCAAATGCAGTAAGTATTTAGCTTGTGGTAAAATTACGAATCTGGTTTTGCTTGACGAGCAAACATATTACAAGTTACCGTTTAGAGTTTTGTAACTTACACTCCTAACTATTGTAAAGAATTGCAATTTAATCATAAATCGATGAGCTTTATTTCAGGAGATTTAGGCATATTTCTTTTTTAAGAGTAGAGAAGTGAGCAATCTCTGACAACAAGCCGCCTGGGTGAAGTTTATTCTGACGTTTAACTATTCGCCTGTTTTCATATGCTTACGCTTAAGAAAGCTACGCATAGCTTTACGGAGAGGCTAATAATCTGCATTTTTCAGATCGAATTGGTATAAGTAGTATATTTTAGACCTTAAATCTTATTTTTGTAACATTGCCAGATGTAACATGGGTGTCATAAATAAAATTTACTTACAAATGTTAGTGCAACTGCTGTAACGGGAAAACTTAATATGCAGCTACAGATGGCTTTTTCGGCCAGACTTGAGTGCTGCACATCATAATAGGACAGTTTTAGCCGGAGGTGAGGGAAGATTTTGCCAGCCAGCATCGACTCTGTAGCACTCAAACTACATATGAAACCAATTGCTCTGCACCAGAGCCAATGGCAACCAGTACAAGCCATTGAGGCAAATTACTGTGAGTAAATGCTCCTACACTCAGCAGTCATGTAACCAAATAGCCTTATTGGTCGAAATGCTCTGCTCTTACCTGACTCAGAAACATCCTTACCTGATCAGATTATTCTTTATCCAACTGCCGTTGCAGCAGGAAAGCGGTGCATGAAATCCCAAGCAAACAGTAAGCCTAAAATTTTGGTTGTTGATGATGAACCAGACAACCTTGACTTGCTTTACCGCACCTTCTATCGCGACTATAAGGTGCTGAGGGCAACTTCTGGTCCTGCGGCGCTGGATTTGCTCTCTCAAGAGGGAGAAGTCTCGGTGATCATCTCTGATCAGCGGATGCCGATAATGAGCGGTACAGAATTTTTGAGCCTGACAGCGACTCAATATCCAGATATTATCCGGATTATTTTAACTGGCTACACTGATGTCGAAGACTTAGTGGAAGCAATTAATGCTGGCAAGGTATTCAAATATGTCACCAAACCTTGGGAAGCTGAGGAACTTAAAGCAGTAGTACGCCAAGCCCTAGATACTCACAATGTCCTCAAAGCTCGAACTCGTGAACTAACCCGCACACTGCGTCAAGAATCACTGCTGAACACTGTCACAAATACCATTCGCAGTGCTTTAGACTATCGGCAAATTTTACAAGCAATTGTCGATACGGTGGGTCATATGTTGGAGGTGGATGTTTGTCTGTTACGTCCTTTCCAAGAGGGGCGATTAGTGGATGAGGGATTCATTTACCAGAAGACTGGAGAAAACACAGGAGGAGGGGTAGATGAGAGAGATGGGGGAAATATTACTTCCTCATCGTCCTCATCACCCTTCTCTTCTCTATTAGCTCAAACGGTCTGGGAAACCCGCGAAGTACAGGTGATTCATCATGTGGTAGATGATGAACGTATCCAAGGTGATACTCTTGAACTCCGCCAACGTTCCACAGCTTTTGCCACAGCTAATATTTGCTCTAGCTTGGTGGTGCCGTTGATTTGTCAACAGGAACTGATGGCAGTCCTAGCACTACATAAGTGTTCTGAGTCCCGTATCTGGCGAGATGAGGAGGTGCAGCTGGTATCGATGGTGGCGGATCAAGCAGCCTTAGCTCTTTCTCAAGCCTATACTTATGAGCAAGTACGTGCCCTTGCTAGAAGAGAAGTATTAATTAATACAATTACTACGGCGATTCGCTCTAGCCTAGACCCACAAAATATTTTTGCAGCTATTACCGAACAACTAGGGCAAGCTTTACAAGTCGATGGCTGTGTCCTGTCTTTGTGGACAGAGGAAGATGAGTTTGTTCAGTGTGTGGGCTTATATGATAGTTCTCAAAATCTAGAGGATGCTCTCAAGGTAGTTAAGGGAGAAAATTTAGATCATAATCACCACAAATTAAAACAGCAATTACCCGATTCTCAAGCACCAATTAAGGAGAATCCGATACTGCAAGAAATTTTGCAGACACAGCAGCCTGTGGTAATTACTGATATGAGTAATTGTTCGTCAGAAGTTAAAGGGTTTGATTTGCCTTTAAAAATGCCGGCACGATCGCTCATGGTTGTGCCTTTGTTGGCTGATGGCAAATGCATTGGCAGCATCACGTTGCGTGTTAATAGTCAAGCGAGAGTGTGGTTGTCATCGGATATCGAACTGGCTAAAGCAGTAGCATCTCAAGCAGCGATCGCCGTGCAGCAATCCCGTCTGTATCAAAAAACACGTGATCAGGCTGAACGTTTGTTGCAATTAGACAAACAAAAAACTGAATTTTTCCAAAATATTTCTCATGAATTCCGCACTCCTATTACTTTAATTCAGGGACCTCTAGAGTCAGCGGTGAGCATGGGTGAAGGGCTATCTTATTCTCAAAGTACGATCGCCCTGCGAAACTCCCGCCGTCTCCTACGACTAGTCAATCAACTACTTGATTTGCAACGCCTGGATGCGGGGAGGATGCAGCCTAGTTTTCGCCCCTGCGATTTGGCGGAATTTGTGAGCCAAATAGTCGAGTCATTTCGCCCATATTGCGAGAAGAAGGCTCTAAATCTCGTGACTCAGCTTGGTGAATGTCCCCAAGTTTACTTGGATATGGAAAAATTTGACAAGGTGGTTTATAACCTCCTGTCAAATGCCATGAAGTTTACCCCTGAAAGTGGCACGATCAATGTCAGACTGGTATCTCAAGGCGATCGCTGTATCTTACAAGTACAAGATACCGGAATTGGCATTGTTCAAGAGCAAATTCCCCACTTATTTGAGCGCTTCCGCCAAGCTGAAGGCTCAGAAAACCGCTCCTATGAAGGTAGTGGTTTGGGCTTGGCTTTAGTTAAAGAATTAGTGGAACTACACGGTGGTAAAGTAACTGTGGATTCAGTTTACGGGGAAGGAACTACCTTTACTTTATGGCTGATAACTGGAAATCATCACTTACCTAGAGAGCAAGTACTGGAAACACCTTCCGAGCTAACAACGAGTCGCGCTAGCGTGGAATTGGCTGATTTAGAACTAATAGAGTCCATAACAGATAATATCGAAGAACTATCACCCATTTCTGACACTCAGGACTTGCAAAAGAACGGTAAAGCTGGTCTGGAAAAACATGACCACTCAATTTTGGTCGTAGATGATAACCCGGATTTGCGAACCTATGTATCTGATATCATCCGTAGCAATGGTTATCAAGTCCAGACGGCTCGTAATGGCGCTGAGGGATTCCGAATAGCTCAAGCAACTTCACCCAGCTTAATTGTGACTGATTTAATGATGCCTGTAGTCACAGGATTGGAAATGATTCGGATGATCCGCAATGAGGATAAGCTCAAAGGAACACCAATTATTTTGCTGACAGCTAAAGTTGATGAAGAAACCCGCATTGAAGGTACAGAATATGGCGCGGATGCTTATTTAGCCAAACCATTTAATGACCGGGAACTTCTGGCTGAAGTCAAGAATCTTTTAGCCTTGAAGGCAAACGAACGGCGAGTTTTGGAGCTAAATACTTATCTGACAGAATCGGTGCTGAAGCGCTTTTTGCCGCCTGCTTTGGTGCAAAAAGCTGCAATGGGAGATTTGACTCTAGATTTACGACCGGAACCGCGCTTGATTACGGTTTTATTCAGTGACATAGTGGGTTTTACTCAGCTAGCAAATACTCTGAGATCCCGGCGAGTAGCGGAATTACTCAATGAGTATTTAGAAGCTATGACCAAAACTGTGTTTGATAACGGCGGCACTGTGGATAAATTTATGGGAGATGCTATTTTAGCTTTATACGGAGCGCCGGAAGAATTAACTCCCAATGAACAGGTACGTCGCGCTATCAACACAGCCAGAGCAATGCATCACGCACTAGCTAAGTTAAACCAACGTTGGCGAGACCAAGGTATATTCGATGCTGACGGACATGCTGGAGTGAAGTTTCGTTGTGGTATCCACCAAGGTACAGCAGTTGTAGGGATGTTCGGTAGTGCAGAACGCGCTGATTATACTGCTATTGGTCCGAGTGTGAATATTGCTGCTAGATTGCAGGCTGCTGCTATTCCCGGTACTATTCTGGTCTCTGCTGCTGTGGCAGATTATTTGCAGGATGAAGAAATCACTAAAGTAAGTCCTTTGGAACTTAAAGGAGTAGATGAAACAGTTCTGACTTTTGCTGTGGCTCCAGAGTTGATGGTTAATCGTTAAAATCAGACTGGAGTAAGTAGGTCAGCGTAAATGAAGTTAACTAGTCTTCGCGTAGCGTCTGTGACAAGAGAGGGTTGTCATTGGTCATTTTTAAGGCTTTGAGGATACTTCATACTTAATACTTCAGATGACACCAACAGTTACGGATACAACTTCAAGTCCAGACAAGGTCTGGAGGAGACACACTGATCCACCTGGTTTGTGGATTGCGGTAGTGATAGGTTCAGTGGGACTACACTTGCTAGCATTTTGGCTGATACGTTCGTATCAGTCTAGTCTGTTGTGGCAGCAGC contains these protein-coding regions:
- a CDS encoding sulfurtransferase, translated to MAEPKLVVSQAWLLEHLNDPEVVIVDCRFSLSDPQLGRQQYQESHIEGAYYLDLNQDLSSPVGEHGGRHPLPNPVDLAQKLSEIGVNYQKTLVVTYDDSRLAFAARLWWLLRYLGHEQVAILDGGFAGWQKADYPITKIIPQARKATFRPEVQTELVVDITAVKNRKDLPEVVLIDSRESDRYQGEREPIDKIAGHIPGAVNYPWQEVTDSSGYLLSEPKQRDRWKKLDKAEEILVYCGSGVTACVNLLSLNIAGIHSAKLYAGSWSDWISY
- a CDS encoding FecR domain-containing protein → MVSANAPLTRAEIQNLRNLVQLIIRNNPQKRPARKLDTIIPGDGLSTGRASLAELRFNDGSLARVGEQALFQFLPQTRNFRLSNGTVLLLIPPGRGQTRIQTPNAAAAIRGSALFVRYDEQTDTTVLGALTNSGIEVSNKEASQSQLLEAGQLIVIVKNKFQGLYDFDLRNFYETSDLVQGLDLTRQNLKPMPDPAIASVQAETAAAVAAQSPISGRGVVDNPSFLQLSNSSSSSSNASKDTPSSNTLNENPSVNSLVETGQVVSDTERQTSQNNNDNNNVNSQDKPPETKPPETKPPETKPPETKPPETKPPETKPPETKPPETKPPETKPPETKPPETKPPETKPPETKPPETKPPETKPPETKPPETKPPETKPPETKPPETKPPGHKPPETKPPETKPPETKPPGHRPPGHKPPETKPPGHKPPETKPPETKPPETKPPETKPPETKPPETKPPETKPPETKPPETRPPETKPPDTKPPETKPPETRPPETKPPETKPPETKPPETKAPGN
- a CDS encoding YqiA/YcfP family alpha/beta fold hydrolase, whose amino-acid sequence is MSTQYIYLHGFASSPNSAKAQDIGDRFAQIQTKLTIPELNAGDFSRLTITRQITQVVAEFSDNSLPVTLIGSSLGGLTAAHLGQKYPQVQRLVLLAPAFDFLSHWLPKLGNEAVQRWQQEKYLMVYHYGERRSLPLSYDFVTDATQYQEEAFQRPIPTLILHGKKDEVIPIAASRDFVRSRPWVELVELDSDHALGNVMPEIWQAIHLFCQLP
- a CDS encoding histidinol-phosphate transaminase; its protein translation is MLPFIRSDLAKFTAYKAHPSSDTAEAVPTQFDRLDTNESPYDLPPELKEKLAWTYQQVIETNRYPDGGHETLKDAIAQYVNESANPAPSFVTAANISVGNGSDELIRSLLIATCLGGEGAILVANPTFSMYAILAQTLGIPVVTVPRSEANFEIDLIAAQSAIEQTQNPPIRAVFVVHPNSPTANTLTTAELTWLRSLSEQILVVIDEAYFEFSQNTLAGELAQRPNWLILRTFSKAFRLAALRVGYCIAHPEAIAILEKVRLPYNLPSFSIAAAISALQNRQLLLESISQTLAERDKLIQVLSQHPALKIRESTANFIYLRLQQNGASAQNIALKSLHQQLKISGTLVRLLNEGLRITIGTIEENARTLNRIQAALTDFEF
- a CDS encoding GNAT family N-acetyltransferase gives rise to the protein MNEINTKRALTSWFFHSYHQESVTDAAEPVERQLQIRAATPADLTSVAQIIAESFHSQQGIWGWAFPVLRLGIYEDLKHRLASPAPHHVCLVAVDTTIGAANNLVGTVEMGVRFSNSWAQVGRSFPYLSNLAVCPKYRRNGVASELLTKCEYVSREWGFQDLYLHVVEDNHQARQLYFKQGYRVDKIESSWNIFLLRYSHQLLLHKYLRANSTT